A window of Kribbella voronezhensis genomic DNA:
GCGTCTGTTAGATCCGCATCTCGCAAGTCAGCATCACTAAGGTTCGCTTCCGCCAGGAGCGTTCGTCTCAAATTAGCCTTACGCAATAACGCGTAGGAGAGATTTACGCCAGTTAGCAAAGCACCAGCGAACGATGACCCAACAAGCACAGCCGATGATAGATTCGCGTGGTCGAGCACAGCCTCGTCGAGATTCGCATTGAGGACAATGCAGTCACTGAGATCCGCTTCCTTAAGTGATGCACCCGACAGATTGGCTCGCGAGAGATCCGAGCCGGTTAGGGATGCCCGGGCAAGGTCAGCCCCCGGGAGCCAGAGATCAGACAGATTGAGGCCCTGCAGCGAGATACCGCGAATATCTGCTCGATATCCAGGATCGCCATATTTGATCAAGTCTGAAATTGCGAACACTGCGGCGCGACGCGCTGTCTCTGCATCGCGTCCATCCTCGCTCCACGACTGGCTCCTGAGCGCGCCGACGATGATGTCCGCGCATAGCCTCGCTGCTTGTGGAGACACACGGCCGAGCAAAGCGAGCGCGCTCAGGCCGGCGATACGCGCGGACGGTCCGCTCACCGTGTCTAGCAGTTTTGACGCCTCGAACACTGCACCTAGATCAACAGCCGGCAAGCGCGCACTCCGGCTGCTCCGGACTCGTTCGCCTCCGCTGTCCTCTGATCCAAAGTAGAACCCGAGCAAGGCCGCGAAAAGGGCGAGGAGCGGAGCGCCAGCGGCATACACGACTGGCCGAGACTGAGGGGAGACAACAACGACAGCCACGGCGAGTCCCGCGAGGACAGGGATGGCCACGGACGCGATCGCGGTTCGGCGTCTGGACCGTGATCTGCGCCGGCGGGCAAGCTCAACGTCGTCATGCGGCGGTGCTGGGAGAGGCAGGCCATCAGAGGGCGGCAAGATCATGGCAACCTCCTAGCTCAGGCCGGAGCAACCTCGGCGATATCAGAGCAGCTCTTGCTGACTTCCAACAGTATGGGGGCATCCGCACACGAAGCAGGCATCCAGCTGCCGCCCTGTCTGGAGGGAGGCGCTCCGATCTTCGTACTTGTTGGCGATCGGGTCGGCATGAGGGCCGCAACCCGGGCCGCAACACTTGGCGTCAGAGGCCTTCGGAATCCACCTCAGAGATCCACGGGGCGACCAGCCAGAGATATAGCGCGAGAGTCGCTGTCGAGCTGAAAAGCGGAAGGTCGGCGGTTCGAGACCGCCCCTGACCACCTCAACCCTCTCCACATCCGGGGAGGGATTTTTCTTTCCCACGCGCGCTCCGCAACCGCTCCTCCGTCGCGGTCACTACACCCGCTCCCGCCCGCCCGGCCTCTCTTGCGGCTACGCCGCGACTGCGGGCTGACGCCCGCCCGCGACAGCCTCGCCGCCACTCGCGCCGCCAGGTGAGGCTGGTCAGTCGGATCGCCCCGAGCAATCGCCCAGGCCGCCTCCAACTCGGCGCTCATCTCGCCGCATCCGCGATGAGACACCCAAGGCCTGTGTCTCGAGACTGCTCCTGACCGCCATCTCCAAGCGTGAGTCCCCCGCTAGGCCGATGTTTCCCTGGCCCGGCGACAGCCACGGCCTTCGAGGCACCCGCAGCCACCGCACCGCAATGCCGGCCGAGTTGGCATGCGTGACCGCGATCTACACAAGCCGTACCGAGTTCTCCCACGAAGTGCCATCGACCAAGCTGTTCGACATCGCTATGAGCGCCGCCCCCCGACCACCCTTTCTGACCTGCGGTTACTCCATCGGAGAACCGCCGACCTTTCCGCTAGTCCAGCAATTTCTGTCCAGCTAGGTGTTCCGCGAGCTGATCGTGCGGCCCGGCGTCCGCGGTGTGGGCGTGATCAGCTGACCTGGCCGGTGGGGCGTATGACGAGGTTGTTGATGTCCACGCCTTCGGGTTGGTTGACGGCGAACAAGATTGCCTCGGCGACTTGTTCGGCGGTCAGTGTCGGTGCCGCGGCGGGTGATCCGCCGCGCTCGTCCCAGAAGGGGGTGTCCACAACCCCTGGGGCGACAACGGTGACGCTGACGTGGTCCTTGGCTACCAGGAGGCGGACGTTCTCGGCGAGGGCGTGCGCGGCCCACTTGGTGACGGAGTACAGGTTGCCGGGTGTGTTCCTGGTGCCCGCGACCGAACCGATGATCACGATCCGGCCCTTGGACTTCCTCAGGTGCGGCAGTGTCTCGCGTACCAGCAGAGCCGGGCCGAGGATGTTGGTGAGAACCATGGCACGCATGGCCGCGGGGTCGTGGTCCTCCAGCGTGCCGGGCAGGGAGAACCCGGCGTTTGCGATCACCGTGTCCAATCGGTCCCACAAGCCCACGACTTGACGCACGGCAGCGGCGACATGGCTCTCGTCGCTGGCGTCACCGGTGATGGTCAGCAGCCGCTCGCCCGCTCCGGTGGAGGTGGCAAGCGCGGCCAGGCGATCGGCATCGCGGCCGGTGATCGCCACACGGTGGCCTTGCTTGAGCAGGACACGGGCAGTGGCCGCACCGATCCCGCTCGAACCGCCGGTGATCAACGTGACGGGTTCCATGGCACGGCCTCCTTGATGACGGCGGTATCGGCGATGCGCCAGGCCCCAGGTGTGTGACCACTGAGTTGGCGGACGCAGGCTACCCGACACTCGTGAAGTTGTGACGCGAAGATCAGGCCACACGAACCGCAACGGGGAATCGAACAGCGTTACCAGCAGCCCCCAGATCCGTGCACACCTGTGATGTAGCACGCAGTGTGGTGGGTTGGGGTGGGGCTCTCTGTAGGCAGTCGGAGACGGTGTGAAATCGGACGTTCGAAATGCGGTGTAAATTCCCGGACAATGTGGCCACGGAATGTCACGAAAAATGTATTGCGTTATTCGATAATCGGCGTCGGGCGACGGAAAGTAATGATCTGAGCGGCGACAGGACGTCGTGATTGTCACGCTGTGTCGATGGCGCGGTTCGATTGTTGCGGTGCGTAGTTGCTGACGGCGTTGTTACCGGTTTGAGACCTCCTGGTGGGTGTGCATATGCTCACCGGCGCCTGGCCGCGGACCTGGGGGACCGGACACAGGCGGTAATGCATACCCCCGCCGACTCGCAACGCCGAGTTCCGCCCTCCGGGTCGGTGGCCCCTCCCACAGAGCATCCGAGGGCGGAAGTGGGGAACCCAAGGTTCCCGGACCGGCCGTGGCGCCCGCGTGCGCTGCTGCCTGTCCTCGGGGCGAAGTCGCGCCAGCGACCGGGCAATCTTCCTGCCCGAGCCCGACAGCTAACCTCACAGGCGTGCAGGAAGGACTGTCCCCATGCGGGATGCTTTCTCCCGTCGGCATGCACAACATCGAGCTGCCGTTCCCTCCGACAGACTGAAAGAACCGGCCGCCAAGGCCGGCCGCCGGGCACTGATCCCGATCATCGCGGGCATCTCCTTGGTCCTCACCACCGCCGGAATCGGCGTGGCCGCGCTGACCTCCGACAGCATCCCGGCCCCGGTCAGCCTCACGGCCGGCGCCGATGCCTACGTGAGCACCACATCCCCGACCCAGAGGCACGGTTGGTCGTCCCGGTTGGTCGCGAAGATGAACGAGGCGACCAGTCTGATCCGCTACACCGTGCCCCCCGTGGCGGACGGCTACGACCGCAAGGCCACGCTGGTACTGACCCGGCTGACCACCAGCAACCCGGCCAAGATCGCGGTGTCGAAGGCGCCGGGCGGCTGGACCGAGGCCGTCACCTACTTGACTGCTCCGAAGCCCGGTACGCCGTTCGCGACCGTGGCCGACGACGGCAAGTCGGCGCAGTTGCGGATCGACGTCTCCAAGGGCGTCACCGAGGCCGGCGAACTGAACCTGGCCGTCACGCAGCCCGAAGGCGCCGGCAGCACCGTCTTCGGTTCGCGCCAGGCCGGTGCGCAGCAGACAAAGCTGGAGATCAGCTACGTCCCCGAGGGCACGACTGACCCGCTGCCGTCCACGCCAACGTCGGCACCAACGACGGTGGAGCCGACGCAGTCGCCCACGGCCATGCCCACGCCCACGGCAACAACGACCAAGCCGACAACTACCCCGACCACCGCGTCACCCACGCCGACCACTTCACCCACCGCCTCGCCCACCACAACGAGTCCGACGTCTACTCCGCCGACGACCGGCCTCGCACCGTCCTGGAGCCCGACGAGTTCGGCCAAGCTGACGTTCCAGGACGAGTTCAATGCCACGACAGTCGACACGACCAAGTGGGAGCGCGGCTGGTTCAAGGAAGGCATCTCGGACGGTGTCAACAGCGACAACCTCCAGTGCTACGACACCAAGCAGGTCACCGAGTCCGGCGGATACCTCAATCTGAGCCTCGCGCAGCGCGAAGCCTTCTGCCGAGGTGGCACCAAGCAGTACGTGTCCGGCCTGGTGAACACTCGTAAGACGTTCAACCAGCGGTTCGGGTCGTTCGAGGCAAGGGTCTGCCTGCCTGACGGTAACGGCGACGGCAAGGTCGACGGTTTCCCGGCCTGGTGGACGAACGGACCGTCCTCGGTGCCGTGGCCGGACCATGGCGAGATCGACGTCCTCGAAGGCATCGGTGGCGGCACCAAGGCTTCGCTGCACTATGTCGACCCGGTCTATCACGGCGGTACCTACTCGCCGACGCCGCTGGCCGGCTGCCACAACTTCGGCTCGCAGTGGACAAGCAGCGGAGTTACGTTCTACTACGACGGCAAGCCGATGTGGTCGCACGCCTTCGCCGGCACGCTTCCGCAGTTCCTCATCTTCAACTACGCGGTTCGCCAGCACGCGGGCGAAGCGATCACTCCCGGCACTGCTGTCCGAGTCGACTGGGTCCGGGTGTGGGCATGATGCGCGCACTGATCGCGTCCCTGCGGCGGTCCTGCTCCATCGACTGCCTGGCGTGAGCTGCTGAGGTAACAACACCGCGCGGGTGCACTCCCATGGCTCAACATGGGAGTGCACCCGCGCGGCCGTCCCAGAAAAGTTCTCGGTAGGTTGTCGGAATTGGTGGGGGCTGTTCGTAGCGTTGGTGGAGGCGGACAGTGGGTCCGCTCTAGTTAAGGAGCAGACATGGCCGAGTACCTCATCTACTTCAATCAGCAGTGGGTGGGCGACCACACCGAGGAGTGGTTCCGGGGGCGGGGGCCGCTGGCCATGGCAGTGGTGGAGGAGATGAAGGACGCCGGGGTCTACGTCTTCGCCGGCGGGCTGGAGGAGGAGGACGGTCCGGTCTACAGCGCCGACCCCACGAGTGGCGAGATGTTGATCACCGACGGGCCGTACGTCGAGACCAAGGAGTTTCTGGGCGGGTTCGCTCTGGTCGACGTACCCGATGACGAGACCGCCAAGATGTGGGCGGGCAAGGTCGCCGAGGCGTGCGGTTGGCCGCATGAGGTACGTCGGTTCAAGCCGCGACCCAAGGCCAAGTAGCAAGGCGCGCTTCACCAGCTGACGGTGCCGGACGAAGTCACAGCGCTGGTCGTTAGTCGAGGGCCTGTAGGTGCTCGGTTTCGTTCAGCGCTACGACTTGGTGGCTGAAGTGGGTGTCGTTGCGGCGGAGGGTGGTGATGCTGCCCGCCGTCAGCGGGAAGAAGACGCGGTCGGTCGACGTCATCGGCATGCCGATCCAGGCGGCGATCAGGTAGCTCGATGCGGATCCGTGAGACACCACGATCTGGTGCGGCGCCGGTCGGCGGAGGATGTCGTCGAGGGCGGGATACAGGCGTTCGACCAAGGCCAGTCGTGTCTCCGCGCCGGCCGGCCCGTCGTGGTGGCCGAGGCGATCGCCGTACTCCGGAAGCGGGATGCGGCGTTCGTCGAGCCAAGCCTGAGGACGGCCGTCCGCCTCGCCGTTGGACCGCTCCCGAAGCCGCGGATCAGTCTGTACGCCGACGGAGAAGCGCGCGGCAATTCGCTCTGCCGCTTCGCTGGCTCGCCTCAGATCAGAGGAGTAGACCTCCACGGGCTGGAGTCCGATCTTGCCGGCCAGGACGTCGGCGATGCGATCAGCCTGCTGGCGCCCACGAGCCGTCAGCTCCGAGTCGTACCAGCCGCCGACGAGGCCGTCGATGTGATGCTGCGCCTCGGGATGCGTGACGAGGTAGACGTGTCTCACTGGCCCTCCTCCGACCGGCCTTGGCAAGCCCAGAGCCTCTCACAAGAAGGCGTGAAGCAGGTCAGATGCCCTCGGCAAGCTTTTCCGGGAGGACGAAGCCGTTGCGGCGTACGAGGACCACGGCGGTGGTTATGAGCCATAGCCAGAAGGCGACGTACGGCAGGAGCCAGGCGCCTTCGATCGTCCAGAGGAACTGGGCCGGTGCGAGGGCGATTCCGCTGATGACGCCCCACCGGCCAAGCCAGCGCGGCATGACCCGGGTCGACGTGATGATCCAGCCGCAGGCGAAGGCGAAGCCGGCCATCGCCAACCAGGCATTGGCAAACCCGAGATGGCTGAGGTCGTACGCGTAAGCCAACTGTCCCGGGTCGAGATCGGCGGCCCGGTTGGCGCCCGCCGCGTCACCGGTCTCGAGGATGACGAACGCGGCGACCAGTACGGCGGAGACCAAGGCCATCGTCGACCGCAGAGGTACTTCACCGTCGACCCGGCGCAGCAGCAACGCCAGGCCCACCATGAACCAGAGCAGAACGAACATCCCGATGTCGCTTCCCGCCTCCGCCAGCCGCACCCAGGTCGTGTCCAGCCCTCTGACGTACGTCGCGGCCTCAGCGGTGGTGGCGTTGATCGCGGGCTCGCCCGGCGAGGCGCCGATCAGCGTCGCGAAGAGCAACAGAGTGCCGACCAGCCCTGTCGCCCCGACAATCCGAGCGAGCGGGGTACCGCGCACCGCCAATTCGTCACCATCGGCCATGTCCTCAGGATGCGCCTGCCGTCGCCTGTTGCCCACTGCGAACAGACCAGTTGACTACGGCAACGAACTCTGAGTGGCGACCGGCGAACGGACGGTGGTGAGCGGTCGGTGGATTGTCGGTGGTGGTGATTAGCATCCGGCGCTATGAATGCTTTCCCTGTCGAGCAGCCGGGCGATCTCGAGCTGGTTCGGGCTTCCTATGACCGAGTCGCAGACAACTACGTTGAGATGAATCTTGGTGACATCACGGCTTATCCCTGGTTGCGTACGGCGATCGACGGCTTCGCGGCCGCAGTACGGGAGCTTGGGCCGGTTCTGGATGTGGGATGTGGACCTGGGAGTGTGACTGCCTATCTGGCCGAGCGGGGCCTGGATGTTTCTGGGGTCGATCTGTCGGCTCGGATGGTGGAGCATGCTCGGCGGTTGTACCCCGGGCAGCGGTTCGCGGTTGCCTCGGCGACCGAGCTGGAGCTGGCCGACGCCTCGCTCGGCGGGATCCTCGGGTGGTGGTCGTTGTTCAATCTGCCCCGGCACATCCTTCCGCTGGTCCTCCAGTCCTTCGGACGAGCGTTGATTCCCGGTGGGCATCTCATCATCGGCACCCACATGGGCGACGGCGAGATCGAGCGGACCGAGGCGTACGGCGGGGTGCCGGTCGGGTGGACCACTTATCTCTGGCAGCCGGCGGAGCTGTGGGATCTCTTGGCTGCGGCCGGCCTGGAACCGGTGGCTGAACTGAAGGTCTCGGAGAGCGTGGCCGGCGTACCCTCCCTGGTGCTTGTCGCGCGGCGGCCCGGCGAGAATCTGCGCTGACGCCCGTGGGCGAATTGCACGTTGCGCTAATCGGTGTTCGCAGGTGGTGATTACTGGTAGCCGCGTTTCAGCAGGTATTTGGCGCCTGCTTCGAAGGCTTCAGGGGTCAATTGTGCGAAGCCGAAGGTGTCTGCGAGGCGGTTTGTGGTGTTGAAGGATGCGCAGACGGCCAGGGCGTCTTTGAGTTGCTGAGGTGAGGCACCGGCGGCGAGGGCTGCTTGCATGTCCTCGGCCGTCACCGTTCCCTCTTGGGTGAGTTTGCCGAGGATTCGGAGGGTTGCGCGGAGTGGTTCGTCGACGGGCGCTGAATCCAGGTCGTCGAGAACGGCTGCTACGCGTGATCCGTCTGCGTAGGCTTGGCCCGCGGTTGCCGTATGGGCGCTGATGCAGAACGCCGAATTGTTCACCTTGGAGACGTAAGCGGCCATCAATTCGCGGTCGGCGACGGACCAGGCGGACGGCCCGCGCATCGCTTCGTGCGTGAATTTCTTGGCGAGGGTGCCGTAGAAGTCGGGGCGGTAGAAGACCAGCTTCGCGGCGTCCGGTACTGGTTGACGCGAAAACAAGCGGATCATCGCGAAGAGCATCTTGGTGCCGCGGCTGTAGCCGTGGTTGAGGATGTCAAGACGCATTGCCGTGCCTCCCCTCGGCTGCTGCCAGGGCGGCGAGTCCGGTTTCATAGAGCCGGGAGGACTGGCCGACCGCCGCGCAGATCACCAACTCGAAGAGTTCGTCTTCGGTGCAGCCGGCCGCCTTTGCCGCTGCAAGGTCGTGCTCCGTGACCTCGGTCGGCCTGTTGGCGACTTTGTCGATCAAGGTGTCCAACGGCGCAGACAGACCGTGATTGCTGAAGGCGCGTGCTCGCTGGTCCGCGGAGGCTCTCCCGTCACCGTTGAGGATTCGATCCACCAAGGCTTGCTGCGCTGCTTGTTTCTGGTCCGGCATGGTTGCGCCGCCTTCTTTCCAGTTCGAGTTGACTGTCCAATCTGTAGACGATCGGCACGCCGCAGAATCGACAGGTGAGCGAATCAGTGCGCGGCGATCAGGCTCTCGATGGCGTCGGCGAGGTCGGACACCGGCCGGCGGCCGTCCAGCTCGAGGGTCGCTCCGCGCCGGAGTACGGGCTCGACGGTTTCGACGTACTGCGCGATCTCGGCCCGCTGCTCGGCGGTTCTGCCGTACGGATTGTTCGTCCGGCGGCTTACCCGCTCGATGAGGGTGTCGAGTGGCGCGCTGAGCAGGGCGATCTGCTCGAAGCGGTCGTAGAAGCGGCCTTGATTCTCGACCGTTCCTGAAATGACGATGTCGGAATTATGTGCCAGCAATTGGTCCATTCGTGCCTCGTCCCAGGTGCCGTCGGGTCGCACCCATCCGTCATAGTCGGTGTCGACCGTGAGACGACCTCGCCGCCGAAGCTCGTCGAGGACGGTGGTCTTTCCCGCGCCGGACATACCGGTCAGCAGAACCCGCGCCATGTCAGCGACCGTAGCAAGTCCGACCCCACTTCGGTCACACGCTCCACGCGCTGTCCGTCCGCGTGAACTACTGAATCTTGGCGACGATTTCCACGAGGGTGCCGTCGGGGTCGCGGAGTAGGGCGTTGCGATTGCCGTTTCCGGAGTCGCGAGGCGGCTGGACGGCTGGTACGCCGGCGGCGGTGAGGTCGGCGTACGCGGTGTCGACGTCGTCGGTCCACACGACGAAGGCCATCGCGGGCGTTCCCGGTGAGGCGTCGACCCCGTGGGCCCTCTTGGCCGCCTCGACTGTGCCGAGACCGAGGGTGAACCCGTTAAGACGGAGCTCGACGTGCTCGGGAGTGCCGTCGACCGGAGTACGAAAAGTCTCCTCGAAGCCGAGGAGATCCCGGTAGAACCGAACCCCGGCCTCGATGTCCCGGGTATAGAGGTTGACCAGCGCTCCGACGTACATGCCGGAAATATACCGACGAGCCCGTCACCTGGCCTCGCGTCTACGTTGCGACCGGGGGCGGGTTAGCGTGCGGGGGTGAGTTTTCGGTTGGCTGCGTATGCGGTGTGTGTGGTGGGTGGGCGGGTTTTGCTGGCTCGGTATGTGTCGCCGCGGGGGGATGGGTCGTGGTGGACGTTGCCGGGTGGGCAGGTGGAGCACGGGGAGGATCCGTTTGATGCGGTGATCCGGGAGGTGGCGGAGGAGACCGGGTGTCAGGGGGTGGTCGAGCGGTTGCTGGGGGTGGATTCGCGGGTGATTCCGGCCGCTGAGAGGACTGTGCCGGGTGGGGGTGAGCATCAGAATGTGGGGATCTTCTACGCCGTGCGGATCACCGGTGGGGAGCTCAGGCCGGAGCCGAACGGGGAGACTGCCGAGTCGGTGTGGACGCCGATCGCCGAGGTGAAGGGGCTGCATCGGTCGTCGCTGGTGGATGTCGGGATCGCGCTGGCGGAGGGGCGGCCCGCTACCGGGCATGTCGATCCCGTCGCCGTGGGCGGTTTGATCCGGCATTGACAGTGGTTTTCGGACGGGGATCGTCCGGAAAGGGATCTACCTTGGTGGTATGGCCAAGGTGACGGTGGTGGCGGAGGAGCTCACGGTCCGGGCGCTGGGGCCCGAGACGTGGGATGCGTTTGCGGAGCTGGTGGGGCGGCACAACGGGGTGTGGGGTGGGTGCTGGTGTACCTGGTTCCACACGATGCACGCCGAGAAGACGCACACGGTTGAAGGCAATCGGGCGCTCAAGGAGCAACTCGTCAAGGAAGGGCGGGCGCATGCGGCCGTGGTGTTCGACGGCGAGGTCGCGGTCGGCTGGTGCCAGTACGGGCCGCCCGCCGAGTTGCCGAACATCAAACACCGCAAGGATTACGAGGGCGGCCTCGTCGAGCCGCCGGACTATCGGCTGACCTGCTTCTTCATCGACACGCGGTACCGGCGCCAGGGCGTGGCGGAGGTCGCACTGCGCGGCGCCTTGGGGCTGATCGCGCAAGCGGGCGGCGGAGTGGTCGAGGCGTACCCGCAGGTCACCGATGGCAGGAAGATCACCGCCTCGTTCCTCTACAGCGTGACTCGAAACTTCTTCGAGGAGGCTGGATTCACCTACTTGCGCCCGATCGGCAAGAACCACTGCGTGATGAGCAAGTCGGTCGCCCCGGCGGGATGAACCCCGTACGACGAGGCAGGAGACCTCGTACGACGGCGTCCCGTCGTACGAGGTCTCCCCGAGCTCAGGAAGTGATCCGGGAGCGGGCCTGGTGCCGCCAGTTGCGGGCGGCCGGGGGTAGCTCGTCGTCGCGGCTCAGGTCGGCGACCGCGATCGCCGGGCGACTGTCGGACGGGCCTTGGGCGATCCAGTCGCCCATGTTGTCGATCACGCCGGCGTCGATGTTGGAGTCCGGGTTGGCGGCGACCGCGAGGCTGACCCAGTAGCAGTTCGCCGCGGCGTGCCCACGCGCCTCCGTCGCGGCCCGATCGTTGCCTGGCGCACCGTTCGTCGAGTAGGAGACCAGTACGCCGTCGACGTCGAGCCGGTCGTATTCGGTGAACAGCTCCGGGAAGTGCACGTCCATCCCCAGCGCCAGGCCGATCCGGTAGCCGTCGATCTCGATCGTCACCGGCTTCTTACCAGGCGTGTACATGTAGGTGATCTTGGTCGTCGAGAGCGTGCGTTCGTCGTACCGCGCGACGAGCTTGCCCTGGTCGGACACGACGTACGCGCTGTTGTGCGGCCGGGAGTCAGGCAGTTGGTGCACCGACGGGATGACGGTCCAGATCCCCAGTTCGCCGGACAGGGTGGCGATCTGGTCCAGTTCCTCCTGCAGCACGGACCACTCGGCCTTGGTCCAGTCGGACGGTCCGAGCTCGTCCGGGCCGAGCTCGGACATCACGTATTTGTTGGGGAAACAGAGCGCACCCTCGGGGAAGTGCGCCAGGCGGGCGCCCGCGTCGGCCGCCTCCTTCATGAATCGGCGGACCTCCGCTCCGCTGGCGCGCAGCCCGTCGACGTCGGTGGGGTCCTCGCGAACCGTCGACTGGGCGACGGCGATGCGCAGGACGGTCTGAGTGAGTTCCGGCATGTCTTCTCCTGATGGAGTCGGACGGAAGTGCCGAAGGGCAGCAGTGTAGGACTCGCCGGTCTTGGCCGCGCGGGCGCGAACCCGTCGCTTGAAGTTCCTGTGCGCTGTCATCTGGCCTTCCACGCACTCGCACGCGACCCCCCAGCGATCCCGTCCGAGGCGACTGACCAGGACGAGCGGCCCGAGATCCGAGATCCCTTTGCCTTCTCAAGGAGACCAGGCTGGGGCCGGTCAACGAAGGTGAGGCGCGGGCCGCGCCAGGACCCACATCCTTCCCGACCGAGGCCGCCGCCGTCAAACCTCTCGCCGACCGGCGTGTCGCCGGAATCCCTTACCAGGCGTCGGTTTGGCGTCATCGAAAACCGTCCGCGATCGCTTGGACGATCCCGTACTGCGAGTCGCCGGCGACCGCGTCGTTGCCGGCACCGGTCCGCCCGTCGATCAACTCCCGGACGATGTCGGCATGACCGGCATGCTGCGCCGTCTCACCGGCCATCCTGATCAACAGCACACCGAGCGTGGTCTGCTGGCGGCCGACGGCCCAATGCGCGACATGCCCCGGACTGTCCAGGTTCAGTTCGGCAACGGTGAGGTCGGCATGAGCACAAGCCTGCCGGTAGACGCCGACGATGTAGTCGCTCGATTCGTCGGCCGTCGCCCACATATCGATCTCGTCGTACGGATCGTCGCGGAACCACGACGGCCGCTCGACCGGCGGACGACCGAAGGACGCGCCGAGATAGCCGTACTCGAGCCCGGCCAGATGCTTGACCAGCCCGAGCAGGTTCGTCCCGGACGGAGTCAACGGACGGCGTCGGTCGTACTCCGACAGGCCGGCCACCTTGGTCAGCATCACCGCCCGGCTCGAGCGCAGCAGCCCGAGCAGTTCGCCCTTGAGGTTTGCCGGATCCACCATGCCCACGGACCTTAGGCGAGGCCGCCGACAAAACCTGTCGGACAGCGGTTGATCAGCGGGCGAGCCAGGCCTGGGCTCGGGTGCCGTGGTAGTCGAGGTAGTCCTGGGGAAGCGGGCCGGTCGCCGTCGCCAGCGAGAGGTTCAATTGGTGCAGACCTCTCGCGACGATCAGCCCGCTCATCATGGTGTCCGAGATGTCCGGCCAGGAGCGGATCGTCGAGTAGCCGTCGCGGAATGCCTCGGTCATGGCGGTGCGGTCGTCGCGTCGGCCGAAGGCGGCGAGGGTGATGGAGATGTCCTGTTCCGGGAAACCGAGAACAAGGTCCTGGAAGTCGATCGGCACGGGACCAAGA
This region includes:
- a CDS encoding GNAT family N-acetyltransferase, with amino-acid sequence MAKVTVVAEELTVRALGPETWDAFAELVGRHNGVWGGCWCTWFHTMHAEKTHTVEGNRALKEQLVKEGRAHAAVVFDGEVAVGWCQYGPPAELPNIKHRKDYEGGLVEPPDYRLTCFFIDTRYRRQGVAEVALRGALGLIAQAGGGVVEAYPQVTDGRKITASFLYSVTRNFFEEAGFTYLRPIGKNHCVMSKSVAPAG
- a CDS encoding carbon-nitrogen hydrolase family protein, whose translation is MPELTQTVLRIAVAQSTVREDPTDVDGLRASGAEVRRFMKEAADAGARLAHFPEGALCFPNKYVMSELGPDELGPSDWTKAEWSVLQEELDQIATLSGELGIWTVIPSVHQLPDSRPHNSAYVVSDQGKLVARYDERTLSTTKITYMYTPGKKPVTIEIDGYRIGLALGMDVHFPELFTEYDRLDVDGVLVSYSTNGAPGNDRAATEARGHAAANCYWVSLAVAANPDSNIDAGVIDNMGDWIAQGPSDSRPAIAVADLSRDDELPPAARNWRHQARSRITS
- a CDS encoding DinB family protein, yielding MVDPANLKGELLGLLRSSRAVMLTKVAGLSEYDRRRPLTPSGTNLLGLVKHLAGLEYGYLGASFGRPPVERPSWFRDDPYDEIDMWATADESSDYIVGVYRQACAHADLTVAELNLDSPGHVAHWAVGRQQTTLGVLLIRMAGETAQHAGHADIVRELIDGRTGAGNDAVAGDSQYGIVQAIADGFR